The nucleotide sequence ACATCTACCCGATCGTGGCCCCGAAGGGAGCCGGCGACATCGGTTACGAGGTCGGCGACCTGCTGAAGGAGAACGGCAAGGGGCCGCTCGACATGGTCCACTACGGCGAGAACTTCTACAAGTCCCTAGGCCTCGCTCCGCTGCCGGAGACGTTCTGGGACCGCTCGATGTTCGTCAAGCCGGCCGACCGCGAGGTCATCTGCCACGCCAGCGCCTGGGACGTGGACAACATCGACGATGTGCGCATCAAGATGTGCATCAAGGTCAACTCGGACGACTTCACCACGATTCACCACGAGCTGGGCCACAACTTCTACCAGCGGGCCTACAACAAGCAGCCCTACCTCTACATGGAGGGGGCGAACGACGGCTTCCACGAGGCGATCGGCGACTTCATCGCGCTGTCGATAACCCCGCAGTACCTCGTCGACATCGGCCTGCTCGACAAGTCGCAGGTGCCCGGGCCCGAAAAGGACATCGGCCTCCTGCTTCGCCAGGCGCTCGACAAGGTGGCCTTCCTGCCGTTCGGCCTGCTGGTCGACAAGTGGCGCTGGGGCGTGTTCGACGGGTCGATCACGCCCGATCACTACAACGACGCCTGGGTCGGCCTGAAGCGGGAATACCAGGGCATCACCCCGCCGGTCGAGCGACCGGCCGACGCCTTCGATCCCGGCGCCAAGTATCACATCCCGGGCAATACGCCTTACATGCGCTATTTCCTCGCCCGCGTGCTGCAGTTCCAGTTCTACAAGGCGGCGTGCGACCAGGCCGGCTGGAAGGGCCCGCTTCACCGCTGCAGCTTTTACGGCAACAAGCAGGTCGGCGAAAACCTGAACAAGATGATGGCGATGGGCGCGAGCAAGCCCTGGCCGGACGCGCTCGAGGCTTTCACCGGAACGCGCGAGATCAGCGGCAAGGCGATGGTCGAGTACTTCGCTCCGCTGAAGAAGTGGCTCGACGAACAGAACAGGGGCAAACCGCAGGGCTGGTGAGCTTCTCCGGCGCCTTGCCGCGATTGGCTGGCGCCGGAGGTTATCCGGTCGTGCCCGGTGGGCGCGCTTTCAGGAAGGCTCGCCGTCCTCATTCCGCGCCGCGATGCGGAAACGGTTGCGCCGCGTTCC is from Croceibacterium aestuarii and encodes:
- a CDS encoding M2 family metallopeptidase, which encodes MTFKTLAAPLALAASLCAYTSAQAQQAPEASSNVDEANYPLTPQGAAAFVAAAEKDLFDWSVEANQVNWVNYTYITQDTDAMAARINAVGTEKQVHYANEAAKFADVQGLDPDVRRKLDKLRLSILQPAPSVPGAADELSKLGTKMSSEYGKGQAMLDGKPISGVDAEAEMGKPHTPEEYKEMWSSWHDSVGAPMKDDYTQFAKIMNEGAQELGYADTGALWRSGYDMSPDEFAAMTEKIWQDVKPLYLALHTYVRSKLNEKYGDEVQPAKGPIRADLLGNMWAQEWGNIYPIVAPKGAGDIGYEVGDLLKENGKGPLDMVHYGENFYKSLGLAPLPETFWDRSMFVKPADREVICHASAWDVDNIDDVRIKMCIKVNSDDFTTIHHELGHNFYQRAYNKQPYLYMEGANDGFHEAIGDFIALSITPQYLVDIGLLDKSQVPGPEKDIGLLLRQALDKVAFLPFGLLVDKWRWGVFDGSITPDHYNDAWVGLKREYQGITPPVERPADAFDPGAKYHIPGNTPYMRYFLARVLQFQFYKAACDQAGWKGPLHRCSFYGNKQVGENLNKMMAMGASKPWPDALEAFTGTREISGKAMVEYFAPLKKWLDEQNRGKPQGW